AGACAACAAAGCAGGAGGCTTTGGACTACCACAGTAGCGGTAGAAAAGGGAAAATAGAAGTTATCCCAACGAAGCCCTGCATTACACAGAGAGACCTGTCTCTCGCATACACCCCGGGAGTGGCACAACCATGCCTTGAGATCGAAAAAGATCCCATGCTCGCTTATGAATATACAGCAAAAGGTAATCTTGTAGCTGTAGTGAGCAATGGTACTGCTGTGCTTGGACTCGGAGATATCGGACCCCTTGGTGGTAAACCTGTGATGGAAGGCAAGGGAGTCCTTTTCAAAAGATTTGCTGACATCGATGTTTTTGACATCGAATTAAACAGTAAAGACCCCGATGAGATCGTAAGAGCTGTCCAGATGCTCGAACCGACTTTCGGTGGTATCAACCTTGAAGATATTAAAGCGCCCGAATGTTTCTACATTGAAGAGAAATGCAAGCAGACGATGAACATCCCTGTTTTCCATGATGACCAGCATGGAACAGCAATCATCAGCGGTGCCGCACTTATTAACGCAGTCGAACTTTCCGGGAAAAAACTTTCTGAAGTGAAGATTGTTGTAAACGGTGCCGGAGCATCCGCCATATCGTGCTCAAGACTCTATGTAAAACTTGGTGCAAAAATCGAAAATATCACTCTCTGCGATTCCAAAGGCGCCATCTATAAAGGCAGAACTGAAGGAATGAATGAGTTTAAGCAGGAATTTGCGCATGAGACCGATGCCAGAACCCTCGCTGACGCAATAAAAGGTGCAGATGTTTTTGTCGGGCTGTCAAAAGGAAATGTTGTTTCCAAAGAGATGGTCGCAAGCATGGCTCCAAATTGCATAGTATTTGCCATGGCTAACCCTGATCCCGAAATCACCTATGAAGATGCCACCTCTGTAAGGAAAGACATCATCATGGCAACCGGGCGTTCCGACTATCCGAATCAGATCAACAATGTTCTCGGCTTCCCTTTCATTTTCCGCGGAGCTCTTGATGTGCAGGCATCAGCAATCAACGATGAAATGAAACTTGCAGCATCATACGCCCTCGCAGCACTTGCCAAGGAAGAGGTTCCTGACAGTGTGAGACGGGCTTACGAAGGACAGGAACTGGAATACGGAACAGACTACATCGTGCCGAAACCTTTCGATACCAGAGTGCTTACATGGGTCGCCCCTGCGGTGGCAAAAGCTGCAATGGAGACAGGTGTAGCAAGAAAACCGATCGCCAATTTCGATGCATATAAAGAACAGCTTCTTGAGAGGCTGGGAGTGTCACAGGAAATCGTAAGAAGAACCATTCATATGGCTCAAAGACTGAAGACCGGCTCACTCGTCTTCTCAGAGGGGAACAACCCGAAGATTCTCCGTGCCGCACAGATTATAAAAGACATGGAAATTGCTAATCCGATTCTCATCGGCAACCGTGAAGAAATTCTCCCGATGATGGAAGAACACAGTGTTGATCCCGAGGGATTGACAATTGTTTCCCCATTTGACTGGGATAAATCTGAAATGTATGTGGACGAATTCTACAAACACCGTCAGAGAAAAGGAATCACCCGCGAGGAAGCAAGAAGGCTCCTTACCCGTCACCGTCACAAAAATTATTTTGCAGCGATGATGGTCAGAATGGGCGATGCAGATGCGATGATAGCCGGTATGACTTCACATTATCCCGAAACTATCAGACCCGCACTCGAAGTTCTCGATTTGGCACCCGGTGTAAGCCGCGTTTCAGGTATGTACATTCTGATTATCAAAGGCAAGGTTTATTTCTTTGCTGATACTACTGTGAATGTCGATCCGAATCCTGAAGAACTTGCAGAGATTGCAATACTGTCTGCAAGGGCAGTAAAACGGTTTGACATCGAACCCAGAGTCGCAATGCTTTCATTCAGCAATTTTGGAAGTGCCCCGTCAATCTCCAGCAACAAAGTAAAGAAGGCCACCGAAATTGTAAAACGGCTGGCTCCCGATATTCTTGTTGAAGGTGAAATGCAGGCAGATACAGCAGTTGTGCCCGATATCCTCAACAATCTCTATCCATTCTCATCTCTGAAGAGCAGAGCAAATGTGTTGATCTTCCCGAATCTCGATTCAGGGAACATAGCATACAAACTCCTCAACAGAATTGGGGGTGCCGAAGTGGTGGGACCAATCCTTAACGGTTTCAGCAAACCTGTTTATGTTCTGCAACGCGGCGCTGAAGTGGATGATGTTGTAAATATGGCAGCATTCGCTATGGTGGAAGCGAAAAGAAAATAGCAATAATGCAATAATCCAATAATGCAGTAATCCAATAATTGTATTGATAGTCTTGAGGCTGTGCCGGATTTGATTCCGGACAGCCTCTTTTTATGTACGGATTTCGATTCGTAGCCGGGTTTACCTCTCATTTAGTTAAATTAGTGGTTGGTATTTTTTGAATTTTCAAATTTTGGGAAAATATGTGGAATAACATTGTTGATGAACTTGAATGGCGCGGACTCATTTACCAGTCGACACCGCTTGATCAGTTAAAAGAAAGACTTAAAGAGGGACCAATAACCTTGTATGCAGGATTCGACCCTACGGCAGATTCCCTGCACATCGGACACCTGATTCCCATCCTCGGACTGCGCAGGTTCCAGCAGGCAGGTAACAAGGTTATTTGTGTGGTGGGAGGAGCTACCGCTCTACTTGGCGACCCTTCAGGCAAAGAAGCTGAAAGAGAACTGAGCGCCGATGATCTCGTAAAGAACTGGGCTGTAATCTTCGAAGGACAACTCTCACAGTACCTCGACTTTACAGGTGACAACGCAGCTGTAATGACCAACAACTACGACTGGATAAGCACCATTTCCGCTTTCGAATATCTGCGTGAAATTGGCAAAAAGTTCTCTGTGAATGTGATGGTAACAAAGGAATCGGTGAAACGCAGACTTCAGGACCCCGACAAGGGAATCTCCTACACAGAGTTCAGCTATATGATTATGCAGGCTTTTGACTATTTCAAACTGAATGAAAATTACAACTGCGAACTTCAGATTGGCGGCAGCGATCAGTGGGGTAACATCACAGCCGGTATGGATCTTATCTGGAAAAAGAAGAATAAAAAAGTTCATTGCATGACCTTCCCTCTTATCCAAACCGCTGACGGCAAGAAAATTGGTAAAACCGAAGCAGGCACTGTATGGCTGGATAAAAAGCGGACATCGCCTTACGAGTTATACCAGTACTGGTTGAATGTGGACGACAGGGATGTTATCAAGTTCCTTAAATTCTACACTTTCCTCTCAAAGGAGGAAATAGAAGAACTCGAAGCAGTTCACAATTCCGACCCCGGAAGAAGAATGGCTCACAGAAAGCTCGCTGAAGAGATTACCTCTCTCATACATGGCAGAGATGAAATGCTTGGTGCAGTTGCTGCCTCGAAAGCGCTCTTTGGTGAAGCAGAGATTTCGTCGATCAATGAATCCACTTTTGAATCATTGTGCAAGACCACACCGTTTGTTCAATTGAGTGCAAACGAAACAGTTCCTGCATTGGTCGATATTCTTGTACTCGCAGGTTTTTACCCGAGCAAAGGTGCTGCCAGAAGAGATATAACGGGTGGCGGTATCTACTTCAACAACAACAGAATAACAGACCCTGAATTTACCCCTGCAGCCGGAGATTTTCTTTTTGGCAAATATTTTGTGCTGAGAAAAGGAAAGAAAAACTTCAAGCTGGGGCTTTTCAGCTAATTAAATTTTCGGGTTCACCGTGTCTTCCATTGAAACAGGAAAAATCGGCGAGAAAATCGCCGAAGAGTATCTCATCAAAAACGGATTTAAGATACTCGATAAAAACTGGAGAGAAAGTCACGGTGAACTCGATATTGTAGCCCTCGACAACACCACCCTCGTCTTCATCGAAGTAAAATATCGAAGTGATGAAAATTTCATCGATATTCAGCACGCAATCTCCCGTGCAAAGGTAAAAAATCTGAAAAAATACGCACAAAAGTATATGTTCAAAACCACTGTTTTCTACGAAGAAATCCGTTTTGACTTTATCGGCGTACTCCCCAATCCCGACGGATCTTACAGAATCGAACATGATCCTGATTACATCGGATGGAGAGACTGAGGAATCCAATAATGCAATAATGCAATAATCCAATAATGCAGTAATCCAATAATGTGAATTTTATTTCATTTTGTGATTTGCAAGTAAAAGATTATATTTGAATCAGACTTTTTTATCTGTTTAGGAAAATGAAATGCTTAGAAAAATAATTACAATAAATGAAGAGCTTTGCGACGGTTGCGGCGAGTGTGTCCCTGCATGTCACGAAGGTGCACTTCAAATAATCGACGGTAAAGCCCGTTTGATCTCCGACCTCTTTTGCGATGGTCTCGGTGCCTGCATCGGGGAATGTCCCACGGGAGCCCTGCAAATTGTTGAACGGGAGGCTGAACCGTACAACGAAACAAAAGTGATGGAGTACATCGTCAAAGGTGGTCCCAATGTGATCAAAGCTCATCTCGAACATCTCCTCGACCACAACGAGATAGAGTTTTTTACCGAGGCTCTTGACTACCTGAAAGCCAACAAAATAATCAATCCTTTGGCGCTTCAACCTGAAGGCTCACCATTGACTGATCAAAAGCAAAATGCCGGGCATCACGGTGGTGGTTCATGCGGGTGCAAAGGTTCCGCTGAACAGACCATAAAAAGAGTGGAAATTAAAACTGATACAGCACCGGTCGGCTTTGAGCAGCCAAGCGAACTGACTCACTGGCCCATTCAGTTACACCTCCTGAATCCCCAAGCTGGTTTTTTCCGGAATGCCGACCTCCTTTTGGCGGCAGACTGTGCCGGATTTGTCTCGACAGCCTTTCATCCAAAATATCTGAGTGGCAAGGCAATGGCTATTGCCTGTCCAAAACTTGACAGTAACAAAGAAGCGTATGTTGAGAAACTGATTGATATGATTGACTATTCAAATTTGAATTCGATTTCAGTCGTGATAATGAAAGTACCCTGCTGTGCCGGACTTGCACAACTTGCGATGCGGGCACAACAACTCGCAGTAAGAAAAGTACCCGTCTATATCACCGTACTCGATCTGGATGGTTCGGAACTTGAAACCTACAGAGCAGCCTGACAGAAATTAAAAAAGAGGCTGTCTCGATAGTAAATATCCAGCAGCCTCTTTTTTTATGTCATTTTTCGTTTTTTTTGAATAACACCGGTAATTGTTCATTAACCAAA
This genomic stretch from Bacteroidota bacterium harbors:
- a CDS encoding NADP-dependent malic enzyme, with protein sequence MKTTKQEALDYHSSGRKGKIEVIPTKPCITQRDLSLAYTPGVAQPCLEIEKDPMLAYEYTAKGNLVAVVSNGTAVLGLGDIGPLGGKPVMEGKGVLFKRFADIDVFDIELNSKDPDEIVRAVQMLEPTFGGINLEDIKAPECFYIEEKCKQTMNIPVFHDDQHGTAIISGAALINAVELSGKKLSEVKIVVNGAGASAISCSRLYVKLGAKIENITLCDSKGAIYKGRTEGMNEFKQEFAHETDARTLADAIKGADVFVGLSKGNVVSKEMVASMAPNCIVFAMANPDPEITYEDATSVRKDIIMATGRSDYPNQINNVLGFPFIFRGALDVQASAINDEMKLAASYALAALAKEEVPDSVRRAYEGQELEYGTDYIVPKPFDTRVLTWVAPAVAKAAMETGVARKPIANFDAYKEQLLERLGVSQEIVRRTIHMAQRLKTGSLVFSEGNNPKILRAAQIIKDMEIANPILIGNREEILPMMEEHSVDPEGLTIVSPFDWDKSEMYVDEFYKHRQRKGITREEARRLLTRHRHKNYFAAMMVRMGDADAMIAGMTSHYPETIRPALEVLDLAPGVSRVSGMYILIIKGKVYFFADTTVNVDPNPEELAEIAILSARAVKRFDIEPRVAMLSFSNFGSAPSISSNKVKKATEIVKRLAPDILVEGEMQADTAVVPDILNNLYPFSSLKSRANVLIFPNLDSGNIAYKLLNRIGGAEVVGPILNGFSKPVYVLQRGAEVDDVVNMAAFAMVEAKRK
- the tyrS gene encoding tyrosine--tRNA ligase, with protein sequence MWNNIVDELEWRGLIYQSTPLDQLKERLKEGPITLYAGFDPTADSLHIGHLIPILGLRRFQQAGNKVICVVGGATALLGDPSGKEAERELSADDLVKNWAVIFEGQLSQYLDFTGDNAAVMTNNYDWISTISAFEYLREIGKKFSVNVMVTKESVKRRLQDPDKGISYTEFSYMIMQAFDYFKLNENYNCELQIGGSDQWGNITAGMDLIWKKKNKKVHCMTFPLIQTADGKKIGKTEAGTVWLDKKRTSPYELYQYWLNVDDRDVIKFLKFYTFLSKEEIEELEAVHNSDPGRRMAHRKLAEEITSLIHGRDEMLGAVAASKALFGEAEISSINESTFESLCKTTPFVQLSANETVPALVDILVLAGFYPSKGAARRDITGGGIYFNNNRITDPEFTPAAGDFLFGKYFVLRKGKKNFKLGLFS
- a CDS encoding YraN family protein yields the protein MSSIETGKIGEKIAEEYLIKNGFKILDKNWRESHGELDIVALDNTTLVFIEVKYRSDENFIDIQHAISRAKVKNLKKYAQKYMFKTTVFYEEIRFDFIGVLPNPDGSYRIEHDPDYIGWRD
- a CDS encoding 4Fe-4S binding protein; its protein translation is MLRKIITINEELCDGCGECVPACHEGALQIIDGKARLISDLFCDGLGACIGECPTGALQIVEREAEPYNETKVMEYIVKGGPNVIKAHLEHLLDHNEIEFFTEALDYLKANKIINPLALQPEGSPLTDQKQNAGHHGGGSCGCKGSAEQTIKRVEIKTDTAPVGFEQPSELTHWPIQLHLLNPQAGFFRNADLLLAADCAGFVSTAFHPKYLSGKAMAIACPKLDSNKEAYVEKLIDMIDYSNLNSISVVIMKVPCCAGLAQLAMRAQQLAVRKVPVYITVLDLDGSELETYRAA